The following proteins are encoded in a genomic region of Actinomadura sp. NAK00032:
- a CDS encoding glycoside hydrolase family 1 protein, with protein MRTFPDGFLWGAATSAHQTEGNNTGSDFWALENRPGGFLPDRSGDACDSYHRWPEDLDIVRSLGLNAYRFSIEWARIEPVEGHISRAELAHYRRIIEGCLERGLTPVVTLHHFTTPLWFQKTGGWTSPEATDRFRRYVRAVLPILDGVEWICTINEPNMLAMMANMVKAEKREENVAGAMPPPDQAVADALIAAHRAAREELTGFKTGWTIANQNFEPVDGADAECDDWAWSREDQFLDVAADDAFVGVQAYTRVLIGRDGALPVPADARRTLIGWEFYPAALGNAVRHTADRIPGVPILITENGIATTDDAERAEYTDAALTGLHEAIEDGIDVRGYLHWSLLDNYEWGTYAPTFGLVAVDRTTFARTVKPSARHLGDIATGHTTL; from the coding sequence GTGCGCACTTTCCCGGACGGATTTCTCTGGGGTGCGGCCACCAGCGCCCACCAGACCGAGGGCAACAACACGGGCAGCGACTTCTGGGCCCTGGAGAACAGGCCCGGCGGGTTCCTCCCCGACCGCAGCGGGGACGCCTGCGATTCCTACCACCGCTGGCCGGAGGACCTCGACATCGTCCGAAGCCTCGGCCTCAACGCCTACCGCTTCAGCATCGAGTGGGCGCGCATCGAGCCCGTGGAAGGCCATATCTCACGAGCCGAACTGGCGCACTACCGCCGAATCATCGAGGGCTGTCTAGAGCGTGGCCTCACACCCGTAGTGACGCTCCACCACTTCACCACTCCCCTCTGGTTCCAAAAGACCGGCGGTTGGACGTCCCCAGAGGCGACCGACCGATTCCGGCGCTACGTGCGAGCCGTCCTGCCGATCCTGGACGGCGTCGAATGGATCTGCACCATCAACGAGCCGAACATGCTCGCGATGATGGCGAACATGGTGAAGGCGGAGAAGCGCGAAGAGAACGTCGCCGGCGCGATGCCCCCGCCCGACCAGGCCGTGGCGGACGCGCTGATCGCCGCGCACCGCGCCGCCCGCGAAGAACTCACCGGCTTCAAGACGGGCTGGACGATCGCCAACCAGAACTTCGAGCCGGTCGACGGCGCCGACGCCGAATGCGACGACTGGGCCTGGTCCCGCGAGGACCAGTTCCTCGACGTCGCGGCGGACGACGCCTTCGTCGGCGTCCAGGCGTACACCCGCGTCCTGATCGGCCGGGACGGCGCGCTGCCCGTCCCGGCCGACGCCCGGCGCACCCTCATCGGCTGGGAGTTCTATCCGGCGGCGCTCGGCAACGCCGTCCGGCACACGGCGGACCGCATCCCCGGCGTACCGATCCTGATCACTGAGAACGGCATCGCCACCACCGACGACGCGGAGCGCGCCGAGTACACCGACGCCGCCCTGACCGGCCTGCACGAGGCGATCGAGGACGGCATCGACGTACGCGGCTACCTGCACTGGTCCCTGCTCGACAACTACGAGTGGGGCACCTACGCGCCGACGTTCGGTCTGGTGGCCGTCGACCGGACGACGTTCGCCCGGACGGTCAAGCCCAGCGCCCGCCACCTGGGCGACATCGCCACCGGCCACACCACCCTCTAA
- a CDS encoding ABC transporter substrate-binding protein yields MKKIIKGTALLAACVTATALTGCADAGGGESGGSANLDIATLTLPQSLDPADATGSALPFFQAVYDTLIKREPDGRYSPMLATKWEYSADRTELKLTLRDDVKFDDGSPFDAAAVKANMERFAKGTGASAKTLADVKSIEVVDKTHVTLHLAQPNPAMLYYLSDAAGLMANPADFTKPGNPLKTKPDGTGPYDLDSKRTAIGTKWVYTRASDYWGAKLPYNELTFHYFNNETAVVNGLKTGQLNTALLQAADQQSRIESDPKVKTTKQEFDFQGLLLFDRDGKIAPALGDARVRQALNYAIDRKTMLDKLRQGRGQITDQIFGTQTAAYDQRFDSYYPHDPAKARELLKQAGYADGFSLKLPRITAIVPDALAASLQSDLQAIGVKVTWDVIDPSQVQKIYTDRKYPAMVMNIGQSPNDWVAIGGLVLPGVGNMFGTTDATVQGLLPKIQKASPEEAKTDLKALNEHLVKEAWFVPFYRMTYLHVSDGSVKVTPQAGMAVPSVYNYAPAK; encoded by the coding sequence ATGAAGAAGATCATCAAAGGCACCGCCCTGCTCGCGGCGTGCGTCACCGCGACGGCGCTCACCGGTTGCGCCGACGCCGGCGGCGGCGAGTCCGGCGGCTCGGCGAACCTCGACATCGCCACGCTGACGCTCCCGCAGAGCCTCGACCCCGCGGACGCCACCGGCAGCGCGCTGCCGTTCTTCCAGGCCGTCTACGACACGCTCATCAAGCGCGAACCCGACGGCCGGTACAGTCCGATGCTCGCCACCAAGTGGGAGTACAGCGCCGACCGCACCGAGCTGAAGCTCACCCTGCGCGACGACGTGAAGTTCGACGACGGCTCCCCGTTCGACGCGGCGGCTGTGAAGGCGAACATGGAGCGCTTCGCCAAGGGGACGGGCGCCTCCGCCAAGACCCTCGCCGACGTCAAGTCCATCGAGGTCGTCGACAAGACGCACGTGACCCTGCACCTCGCCCAGCCCAACCCGGCGATGCTGTACTACCTCAGCGACGCCGCCGGCCTGATGGCGAACCCCGCCGACTTCACCAAGCCCGGCAACCCCCTCAAGACCAAGCCGGACGGCACGGGCCCCTACGACCTCGACTCCAAGCGGACGGCCATCGGCACCAAGTGGGTCTACACGCGGGCCTCGGACTACTGGGGCGCCAAGCTCCCCTACAACGAGCTCACGTTCCACTACTTCAACAACGAGACCGCGGTCGTGAACGGCCTCAAGACCGGCCAGCTCAACACCGCGCTCCTCCAGGCCGCCGACCAGCAGTCCCGCATCGAGTCGGACCCGAAGGTGAAGACGACCAAGCAGGAGTTCGACTTCCAGGGCCTGCTGCTCTTCGACCGCGACGGGAAGATCGCCCCCGCGCTCGGCGACGCCCGCGTCCGGCAGGCGCTCAACTACGCCATCGACCGCAAGACGATGCTGGACAAACTCCGCCAGGGCCGCGGCCAGATCACCGACCAGATCTTCGGCACGCAGACCGCCGCCTACGACCAGCGCTTCGACTCCTACTACCCGCACGACCCCGCGAAGGCCCGCGAGCTGCTCAAGCAGGCCGGGTACGCGGACGGGTTCAGCCTCAAGCTGCCGCGTATCACCGCGATCGTCCCGGACGCGCTCGCCGCGTCCCTCCAGTCCGACCTCCAGGCCATCGGCGTGAAGGTGACCTGGGACGTCATCGACCCGTCCCAGGTCCAGAAGATCTACACCGACCGCAAGTACCCGGCGATGGTGATGAACATCGGGCAGTCCCCGAACGACTGGGTCGCGATCGGCGGGCTCGTCCTGCCCGGCGTCGGCAACATGTTCGGCACGACCGACGCGACCGTCCAGGGGCTGCTGCCGAAGATCCAGAAGGCGTCGCCCGAGGAGGCGAAGACCGACCTGAAGGCGCTGAACGAGCACCTGGTCAAGGAGGCGTGGTTCGTGCCGTTCTACCGGATGACGTACCTGCACGTGTCGGACGGCTCGGTGAAGGTCACGCCGCAGGCCGGGATGGCGGTGCCGTCCGTCTACAACTACGCGCCGGCGAAGTGA
- a CDS encoding HNH endonuclease signature motif containing protein — MSSIAVDLDAASTMELVHAASAIAAELASRTAPDSAAVCIDLTETLAAATDLHEAALSRLIGTVDRTREVQRWGFPSTRSWLRSRLGMREARAKERLTLARQAHRLPEMTERWATGELSAGYAATIADAVTRLDDHDCGRAETILLGMVDQGFSAGKIAGFGKRIREVIAERDGTEQAPEDVTRGYERSWIDSTRSLDGGRYIKGWLNAEDAAIFDGTLAPLAKPAGTDDHRDLSERTAAALTTVLSGGHRATRVTVICDLDTLTGATTPARLTDGTPIPAAQARRIALNAGVSPLLLGRGNLPLYLGHKVRFATAPQRQVLETLYATCAVAGCEVPGTLCEVDHVHGWALGRSPTDIDKLALTCGWHNRYKHTHPDRLHITKALDGRYTYRLHPPRTGTGAGRATGPPPWGNTPASHPPPTSQAA, encoded by the coding sequence ATGAGTTCAATCGCGGTCGACCTCGATGCCGCGTCCACCATGGAATTGGTGCACGCGGCATCGGCGATCGCCGCCGAACTCGCCTCCCGTACCGCACCCGACTCGGCGGCGGTGTGCATTGACCTCACCGAAACCCTCGCCGCCGCCACCGATCTGCATGAAGCCGCCCTGTCGCGATTGATCGGCACCGTCGACCGGACTCGCGAAGTGCAGCGGTGGGGTTTCCCCTCCACCCGGTCCTGGCTGCGGTCCCGCCTCGGTATGCGCGAAGCCCGCGCCAAGGAGCGCCTCACGCTGGCCCGCCAGGCCCACCGTCTGCCGGAGATGACCGAGCGGTGGGCCACCGGCGAACTGTCGGCCGGGTACGCCGCCACCATCGCCGACGCAGTCACCCGCCTCGACGACCACGACTGCGGCCGGGCCGAGACGATCCTGCTGGGCATGGTCGACCAGGGCTTCTCCGCCGGGAAGATCGCCGGCTTCGGCAAGCGGATCCGCGAGGTCATCGCCGAACGCGACGGCACCGAGCAGGCCCCCGAAGACGTGACGCGCGGGTATGAGCGGTCGTGGATCGACTCGACCCGCTCCCTGGACGGCGGCCGCTACATCAAGGGCTGGCTCAACGCCGAAGACGCCGCGATCTTCGACGGCACCCTCGCGCCCTTGGCCAAACCCGCCGGAACCGACGACCACCGCGACCTGTCCGAACGCACCGCCGCCGCACTCACCACAGTCCTGTCGGGCGGGCACAGGGCCACCCGCGTCACCGTCATCTGCGACCTGGACACCCTCACCGGCGCCACCACCCCCGCCCGTCTCACCGACGGCACCCCCATCCCGGCCGCCCAAGCCCGCCGCATCGCGCTCAACGCCGGAGTCTCACCCCTCCTCCTGGGACGCGGAAACCTGCCCCTCTACCTCGGCCACAAGGTCCGGTTCGCCACCGCTCCCCAACGCCAGGTCCTGGAAACCCTGTACGCCACCTGCGCCGTCGCGGGGTGCGAGGTGCCCGGGACGCTGTGCGAGGTCGACCACGTCCACGGCTGGGCCCTCGGCCGCAGCCCCACCGACATCGACAAGCTCGCCCTCACCTGCGGCTGGCACAACCGCTACAAACACACCCACCCCGACCGGCTCCACATCACTAAAGCACTCGACGGCCGCTACACCTACCGCCTCCACCCACCCCGCACCGGCACCGGTGCAGGTCGGGCCACAGGCCCACCACCCTGGGGCAACACACCGGCCAGCCACCCACCCCCAACCAGCCAAGCCGCATAA
- a CDS encoding CocE/NonD family hydrolase — protein sequence MRSVSLDVKVGPGRDQPCRVVADLYEPAGTGRAPAVLTTNGFGGSKDDLAGTAKAFVRQGYVVLAYSGLGAGGSTCRITLDHPDYDGVAARHLVSFLAGAIAASDGTRVTSVRLDGPGDPRVGMIGGSYGGGAQFAAAGMDDRIDALVPIDTWHDLRYALAPNNELASSSGRLASAGPGATKLLWGLGFFALGAYRGVSEAKTDPSRLMGCPNFPTALCQAVAESLIFGTPRSNSLAYLRAASVTSYVSRIKAPTLLVQGQTDTLFNLQEAAATYRDLKAQGTPVKMIWHSGGHSGPNAAGDLDLENPTANYVGRRALAWFAHYLKDSPTGTGPAFAYFRPWVSYDGDAAPAYTSAPVRTQRFYLSGKDRLVSSRSKVRSGRTSYSNPLGAWPTSFSELSLFQDALNDIPPADAPGTFAAWTSTPLPRNLDVVGSPTLSVRLSSPAAAWSQSRGADGRLVLFAKLYDVAPDGTATLARRLVSPVRVTDVRKPLKVALPGIVHRFPAGHRLRVVIASSDLNYLGNRAVLPVTVQTTPKTPGTLTLPVG from the coding sequence ATGCGATCCGTCAGCCTTGACGTGAAGGTCGGGCCTGGCCGTGATCAGCCGTGCAGGGTCGTCGCCGACCTGTACGAACCCGCCGGCACCGGCCGGGCCCCGGCGGTGCTGACCACGAACGGCTTCGGCGGCTCCAAGGACGACCTGGCCGGGACGGCGAAGGCGTTCGTTCGGCAGGGATACGTCGTGCTCGCCTACTCCGGCCTGGGAGCGGGCGGGAGCACGTGCCGCATCACGCTCGACCATCCCGACTACGACGGTGTCGCCGCCCGCCACCTGGTGAGCTTCCTCGCCGGTGCGATCGCGGCATCGGACGGAACGCGCGTAACGTCCGTCCGGTTGGACGGTCCCGGCGATCCCCGAGTGGGCATGATCGGCGGCTCGTACGGCGGCGGCGCCCAGTTCGCCGCCGCCGGCATGGACGACCGGATCGATGCGCTCGTCCCCATCGACACCTGGCATGACCTGCGCTACGCCCTGGCTCCCAACAATGAGCTGGCGTCGTCGTCAGGGCGGCTGGCTTCCGCCGGGCCCGGCGCGACGAAACTGCTGTGGGGCCTCGGTTTCTTCGCCCTGGGCGCCTATCGGGGCGTGAGCGAGGCGAAGACGGACCCGTCCCGTCTCATGGGCTGCCCCAACTTCCCGACCGCCCTCTGCCAGGCCGTCGCGGAAAGCCTCATCTTCGGCACGCCGCGCTCGAACAGTCTGGCCTACCTGCGCGCGGCCTCGGTCACGTCGTACGTCTCGCGGATCAAGGCGCCGACGCTGCTCGTCCAGGGCCAGACCGACACCCTGTTCAACTTGCAGGAGGCCGCCGCGACGTACCGGGACCTCAAGGCGCAGGGCACGCCGGTCAAGATGATCTGGCACTCCGGCGGCCACAGCGGACCGAACGCCGCCGGCGACCTGGATCTGGAGAACCCGACCGCGAACTACGTTGGCCGCCGGGCTCTAGCGTGGTTCGCGCACTACCTCAAGGACTCGCCTACGGGGACCGGCCCGGCGTTCGCCTACTTCCGTCCATGGGTTTCGTATGACGGTGATGCGGCTCCTGCCTACACGAGCGCGCCCGTTCGTACGCAGCGGTTCTACCTCTCCGGTAAGGACCGCCTAGTCTCGTCCCGATCCAAGGTGAGGAGCGGTCGGACGTCCTATAGCAACCCGCTCGGCGCATGGCCGACGTCCTTCTCCGAGTTGTCGTTGTTCCAGGACGCGCTCAACGACATCCCGCCGGCCGACGCACCGGGCACCTTCGCCGCCTGGACTTCGACGCCCCTGCCCCGAAACCTGGACGTCGTCGGCTCGCCCACTCTTTCGGTCCGGCTCTCGTCGCCCGCCGCTGCCTGGTCGCAGAGCCGGGGCGCAGACGGCCGCTTGGTCTTGTTCGCAAAGCTCTACGACGTGGCCCCGGACGGCACCGCCACGCTGGCGCGCCGACTCGTCTCGCCGGTGCGCGTCACCGATGTGCGGAAACCGTTGAAGGTCGCGCTCCCTGGCATCGTCCACCGGTTCCCGGCTGGCCACCGTCTCCGGGTGGTGATCGCGTCGAGCGACCTGAATTATCTGGGGAACCGGGCCGTCCTACCGGTCACCGTTCAAACCACCCCGAAGACTCCCGGCACCCTCACCCTTCCGGTCGGATAG
- a CDS encoding TetR/AcrR family transcriptional regulator, whose product MTEQTPRKLTKGERTRASILDSATELFSKSGFHAVSLRDIAAHAGLTHAGLLHHFPGKESLLIKVLGRRDRVDARLLFEPEVGDHPEKLLGIIVGIVWRNMQTPGLVGLYVKISGEAADPEHPAHDYFVQRYRVLRERLTQALTALFAQAEPPLAHDPALVASQLLGLMDGLQTQWLLEPEAVDMHASVVAFLRQLGLTIDFPSPQDAVPSGDSPTRADP is encoded by the coding sequence ATGACCGAACAGACCCCCCGCAAGCTGACGAAGGGCGAGCGGACCCGGGCGAGCATCCTCGACTCGGCCACGGAGCTGTTCTCCAAGTCGGGGTTCCACGCGGTGTCGCTGCGCGACATCGCCGCGCACGCCGGGCTCACCCATGCCGGGCTGCTGCACCACTTCCCCGGCAAGGAGAGCCTGCTCATCAAGGTGCTCGGACGGCGGGACCGGGTGGACGCCCGGCTGCTGTTCGAACCCGAGGTGGGGGATCATCCCGAGAAGCTGCTCGGCATCATCGTCGGCATCGTCTGGCGCAACATGCAGACGCCCGGCCTCGTCGGGCTCTACGTGAAGATCTCCGGTGAGGCCGCCGATCCCGAGCATCCCGCGCACGACTACTTCGTCCAGCGGTACCGGGTGCTGCGGGAGCGGCTGACGCAGGCGCTCACCGCGCTGTTCGCCCAGGCCGAGCCGCCGCTCGCGCATGACCCCGCGCTGGTCGCGAGCCAGCTGCTCGGGCTGATGGACGGGCTGCAGACGCAGTGGCTCCTCGAACCGGAGGCCGTCGACATGCACGCGTCCGTCGTCGCGTTCCTGCGGCAGCTCGGCCTCACCATCGACTTCCCGTCCCCGCAGGACGCCGTCCCGTCCGGCGACTCACCGACCCGAGCCGATCCATGA
- a CDS encoding glycoside hydrolase family 3 C-terminal domain-containing protein, which yields MTQPEPVSAPESEPVSAPVSAPVSAPVSVAELTLEEKASLTSGSSTWRSTAVRDVVPAVTFADGPHGIRRQVRGSGDALGLTNSVPATCFPPAVALGSSWDAALARRVGAALAREASALGADVVLGPGVNIKRSPLCGRNFEYFSEDPHVTGVMGAALVAGIQSRGIGACVKHFAVNNQETDRMRISADVDERTLREIYLAAFEHIVREAAPYSVMSSYNKINGVYASENRWLLTEVLRDEWGFDGLVVSDWGAVNDRAGAVAAGLDLEMPPTRTDQEIVDAVRDGRLDEASVTRSAARVHALARRVAAAERFEDWDADAHHELAREAARGSAVLLKNEHGVLPLSPSARVAVIGELARTPRYQGYGSSHVVPTRLDSAWDALREGGAGFEFAAGYRLDGAPDESLKREAVELAAEADVAVLFLGLPGAAESEGFDRTSIDLPEVQVGLLRAVARACSRVAVVLANGGVVAVAEWESDADAILEAWLPGQAGGSAIADLLLGACSPSGRLTETIPHRLADVPSHLHFPGGDGHVAYGEGRYVGYRYYDTLDVDVAYPFGHGLTYTRFAYSDLAVTETGSHAWEVECTVTNVGERAAAEVVQLYVAFDEEHPTRPRHELRGFAKVELEPGAGTRVSFTLTGRDIAWWSVSRGCWRIDAGSFTVEVGASSRDIRLREAVTAAGDGHVDALGRMSTLGEWLDHPVGGPVLRERIGTRLSESADLPPALFTLVRGIPLAKFSTFGIGLTPDVVDELVAAVSGGVAG from the coding sequence ATGACCCAGCCCGAGCCGGTATCCGCGCCGGAGTCCGAGCCGGTATCCGCGCCGGTATCCGCGCCGGTATCCGCGCCGGTATCCGTCGCGGAGCTGACGCTGGAGGAGAAGGCGTCGCTCACGTCCGGGAGCAGCACCTGGCGGTCGACGGCCGTCCGCGACGTGGTGCCCGCCGTCACCTTCGCGGACGGTCCGCACGGCATCCGCCGGCAGGTCAGGGGCTCGGGGGACGCGCTGGGGCTCACCAACAGCGTCCCCGCCACCTGCTTCCCGCCGGCGGTCGCGCTCGGCTCGTCCTGGGACGCGGCGCTGGCACGGCGGGTGGGCGCGGCGCTGGCGCGGGAGGCGTCCGCGCTCGGCGCCGACGTCGTGCTCGGGCCCGGGGTCAACATCAAGCGGTCCCCGCTGTGCGGCCGGAACTTCGAGTACTTCTCCGAGGACCCGCACGTCACGGGCGTGATGGGCGCCGCCCTCGTCGCCGGGATCCAGTCGCGCGGGATCGGCGCCTGCGTGAAGCACTTCGCGGTCAACAACCAGGAGACCGACCGGATGCGGATCAGCGCGGACGTCGACGAGCGGACGCTCCGCGAGATCTACCTCGCCGCGTTCGAGCACATCGTGCGGGAGGCCGCGCCCTACTCGGTCATGTCGTCCTACAACAAGATCAACGGGGTGTACGCGAGCGAGAACCGCTGGCTGCTCACCGAGGTGCTGCGCGACGAGTGGGGTTTCGACGGGCTGGTCGTGTCCGACTGGGGCGCCGTCAACGACCGGGCCGGCGCGGTCGCCGCCGGGCTCGACCTGGAGATGCCGCCGACCCGCACCGACCAGGAGATCGTGGACGCCGTCCGGGACGGGCGGCTGGACGAGGCGTCCGTCACCCGGTCGGCCGCGCGGGTGCATGCGCTGGCGCGGCGCGTCGCGGCCGCCGAGCGGTTCGAGGACTGGGACGCCGACGCCCACCACGAACTCGCCCGGGAGGCGGCACGCGGGTCGGCCGTCCTGCTGAAGAACGAGCACGGCGTACTGCCGCTGTCGCCGTCCGCGCGCGTCGCGGTGATCGGAGAGCTCGCGCGGACCCCGCGCTACCAGGGCTACGGCAGCTCACACGTCGTCCCGACCCGCCTCGACTCGGCCTGGGACGCCCTGCGGGAGGGCGGGGCTGGTTTCGAGTTCGCCGCCGGGTACCGGCTGGACGGTGCGCCGGACGAGTCGTTGAAGCGGGAGGCCGTCGAACTCGCCGCCGAGGCCGACGTCGCGGTGCTGTTCCTCGGGCTGCCGGGGGCGGCGGAGTCGGAGGGCTTCGACCGGACGTCCATCGACCTGCCCGAGGTGCAGGTCGGGCTGCTGCGGGCCGTCGCGCGGGCGTGCTCGCGGGTCGCGGTGGTGCTCGCCAACGGGGGCGTCGTGGCGGTCGCGGAGTGGGAGTCCGACGCGGACGCGATCCTGGAGGCGTGGCTGCCGGGCCAGGCGGGCGGCTCGGCGATCGCCGACCTGCTGCTCGGCGCGTGCAGCCCGTCCGGGCGGCTGACCGAGACGATCCCGCACCGGCTCGCGGACGTCCCGTCCCACCTGCACTTCCCGGGCGGGGACGGCCACGTCGCGTACGGCGAGGGGCGGTACGTCGGCTACCGGTACTACGACACGCTCGACGTGGACGTCGCCTACCCCTTCGGCCACGGCCTGACGTACACGCGCTTCGCGTACTCCGACCTGGCCGTCACCGAGACGGGTTCGCATGCGTGGGAGGTCGAGTGCACCGTCACGAACGTCGGTGAGCGGGCCGCCGCCGAGGTCGTCCAGCTGTACGTGGCCTTCGACGAGGAACACCCGACCCGTCCGCGGCACGAACTGCGCGGCTTCGCCAAGGTCGAGCTGGAGCCCGGCGCCGGGACGCGGGTGTCGTTCACGCTGACCGGCCGCGACATCGCGTGGTGGTCGGTGTCGCGCGGCTGCTGGCGGATCGACGCGGGTTCGTTCACGGTGGAGGTCGGAGCCTCGTCCCGCGACATCCGGCTGCGGGAGGCGGTGACCGCCGCCGGGGACGGGCATGTGGACGCGCTCGGCCGGATGTCGACGCTCGGTGAATGGCTCGATCACCCGGTGGGCGGGCCGGTGCTCAGGGAGCGGATCGGGACGAGGCTGTCGGAGTCGGCCGATCTGCCGCCGGCGCTGTTCACGCTGGTGCGGGGCATTCCGCTGGCGAAGTTCAGCACCTTCGGGATCGGCCTGACTCCGGACGTCGTGGACGAACTCGTCGCCGCCGTCTCCGGGGGCGTTGCCGGTTAG